The following coding sequences are from one Streptomyces sp. NBC_01232 window:
- a CDS encoding ABC transporter ATP-binding protein produces the protein MSGIRFDGVSVAYGGNTVLDSLDLTVEPGEVMALLGPSGSGKTTALRAVAGFVRPLAGRVLIGGRDVTALPPHKRGIGMVVQQYALFPHMRVEDNVAFGLKAQKAARAEIPGRVAEALEMTGMAAYAKRHPRELSGGQQQRVAIARALAIRPGVLLLDEPLSALDAQLRSGMLAELARLHRELPDVSILYVTHDQVEALTLADRIAVMDRARLQDCGTPQELYRAPRTEFTASFVGNANLLPVTVAERGAVFEGRTLALDRGRAAPGSTATLCVRPHLLGLGAGPNALSGTLAEVQWRGSTHRLYVDIGGHRVKADLPELRETPAPGDRVTLHFEPRDAVLLGAGVSRA, from the coding sequence GTGAGCGGGATCCGCTTCGACGGGGTCAGCGTCGCCTACGGCGGCAACACCGTCCTGGACTCCCTGGACCTGACCGTCGAACCGGGCGAGGTGATGGCCCTGCTCGGCCCCTCCGGCTCGGGCAAGACCACGGCCCTGCGCGCCGTCGCCGGCTTCGTACGGCCCCTCGCCGGCCGGGTGCTGATCGGCGGCCGCGACGTCACCGCGCTCCCGCCGCACAAGCGCGGCATCGGCATGGTCGTCCAGCAGTACGCGCTCTTCCCGCACATGCGGGTCGAGGACAACGTCGCCTTCGGCCTCAAGGCCCAGAAGGCCGCAAGGGCCGAGATCCCGGGGCGCGTCGCCGAGGCCCTGGAGATGACCGGCATGGCCGCCTACGCGAAGCGCCACCCGCGCGAGCTCTCCGGCGGCCAGCAGCAGCGCGTGGCCATCGCCCGGGCCCTCGCGATCCGCCCCGGCGTGCTCCTGCTCGACGAGCCGCTCTCCGCGCTCGACGCGCAGCTGCGCTCCGGGATGCTCGCCGAACTGGCCCGGCTGCACCGCGAACTGCCCGACGTATCGATTCTGTACGTCACCCACGACCAGGTGGAGGCGCTCACCCTGGCCGACCGGATCGCCGTCATGGACCGGGCCCGGCTGCAGGACTGCGGGACCCCGCAGGAGCTGTACCGGGCCCCGCGCACCGAGTTCACCGCCTCGTTCGTCGGCAACGCGAACCTGCTGCCGGTGACGGTGGCCGAGCGCGGCGCGGTCTTCGAGGGCCGGACGCTGGCCCTCGACCGCGGGCGCGCGGCGCCGGGTTCGACGGCCACCCTGTGCGTACGGCCGCACCTGCTCGGCCTCGGGGCCGGCCCCAACGCGCTGAGCGGCACCCTCGCCGAGGTCCAGTGGCGCGGCTCGACGCACCGGCTGTACGTGGACATCGGCGGCCACCGGGTGAAGGCGGACCTCCCCGAGCTGCGGGAGACTCCGGCGCCGGGGGACCGGGTCACCCTGCACTTCGAGCCGCGGGACGCGGTGCTGCTGGGGGCGGGGGTGTCCCGTGCCTGA
- a CDS encoding SPFH domain-containing protein, which translates to MFPTRTTSTTGTFRVPPLAAPVAVRAADPAPAPAPAPEPALAPAAQPVWAAEPAQEHAAVAVAVAAPREATEPGPPPALVGSAAAAEHAVAAETSFGWAASQAARPGPELPHGWEVPAARAHPYDEGDQGAGLPATASLDIPHPQEAEAHTGVATLRLRTAEAEARRAPETTVEAEAEAEAQAQAEAVADARAEAEADARVDVDVEAEAVAVAVPAPEAEPDTGTRTGTAIGTAPEPVDAAAPLSGVPGPGPVEIVARAVARGLDEGGAPELPRAGAHRGTSVVEVPVHLPFRSTRPRPTAAAPGPVSAATAPAARASRPAPGRRVPRGDDRLREHRGPVLPGWVGVAVGGMALAGCVAVLWRAGVVPAPFVAAFGAAPRAYQGLRATHWPPLAFLGIVALVALGGLGRARTGHAWVLTLFGRYRGTVRRTGLTWVSPLLLRRRVDVRLRHWRSDPMPAVDSGGLALQVVVQVVWQVRDTARATLAVEDHTEYLAEQVESAMARVLSQLPADAFHEDAPTLRDAEAVGDALTRMLAAETEAVGIEVFSAQPTRIEYAAEVADAMRRRRVAAIDAKHRDTVLTSVVDAVDDTVHRLTSRGLVELDDYERKALVKDLTVAFYTGRSE; encoded by the coding sequence ATGTTCCCCACGCGCACCACCTCGACGACGGGCACCTTCCGAGTGCCGCCGCTGGCCGCCCCGGTGGCGGTCCGGGCGGCCGATCCCGCGCCGGCCCCCGCTCCCGCGCCCGAGCCCGCCCTGGCACCCGCCGCTCAGCCGGTGTGGGCCGCGGAGCCGGCGCAGGAACACGCGGCCGTGGCGGTGGCCGTCGCCGCGCCGCGCGAGGCGACCGAGCCCGGCCCCCCGCCGGCCCTGGTGGGCAGCGCCGCCGCTGCCGAGCACGCGGTCGCCGCCGAGACCTCCTTCGGCTGGGCCGCGTCCCAGGCCGCACGCCCCGGCCCCGAGCTGCCGCACGGGTGGGAGGTGCCGGCCGCCCGGGCCCACCCGTACGACGAGGGGGACCAGGGCGCCGGCCTCCCGGCCACCGCCTCCCTGGACATCCCGCACCCGCAGGAAGCGGAGGCCCACACCGGAGTGGCCACCCTGCGCCTGCGCACCGCCGAGGCCGAGGCCCGCCGCGCACCGGAAACCACGGTCGAGGCGGAGGCGGAGGCGGAGGCGCAGGCGCAGGCCGAGGCCGTGGCCGACGCCCGAGCCGAAGCGGAGGCCGACGCCCGAGTCGATGTCGATGTCGAAGCCGAAGCCGTCGCCGTCGCTGTGCCCGCACCCGAAGCCGAACCCGACACGGGCACCCGCACCGGCACCGCCATCGGCACCGCGCCCGAACCGGTGGACGCGGCCGCGCCGCTCTCCGGCGTCCCCGGGCCCGGACCGGTCGAGATCGTCGCCCGGGCGGTGGCGCGCGGCCTGGACGAGGGCGGCGCGCCGGAGCTCCCCCGCGCCGGAGCCCACCGGGGCACCTCGGTCGTCGAGGTGCCGGTACACCTCCCGTTCCGCAGCACGCGGCCGCGCCCGACCGCGGCCGCGCCCGGGCCCGTCTCCGCGGCCACCGCACCCGCCGCCCGCGCCTCCCGGCCCGCCCCCGGCCGCCGCGTCCCCCGCGGCGACGACCGGCTCCGCGAGCACCGCGGCCCGGTGCTGCCCGGCTGGGTCGGCGTGGCCGTCGGCGGGATGGCCCTGGCCGGCTGCGTGGCCGTGCTCTGGCGGGCAGGGGTCGTCCCCGCCCCCTTCGTGGCCGCCTTCGGCGCGGCCCCCCGCGCCTACCAAGGCCTGCGCGCCACCCACTGGCCCCCGCTCGCCTTCCTCGGCATCGTCGCCCTCGTCGCGCTCGGCGGGCTCGGCCGGGCCCGCACCGGGCACGCCTGGGTGCTCACCCTCTTCGGCCGCTACCGCGGCACGGTCCGCCGTACCGGCCTGACCTGGGTGAGCCCCCTCCTGCTGCGCCGCCGGGTCGACGTACGGCTGCGTCACTGGCGCAGCGACCCGATGCCCGCCGTGGACTCGGGCGGTCTCGCCCTCCAGGTCGTCGTCCAGGTCGTCTGGCAGGTCAGGGACACCGCACGGGCCACCCTCGCCGTCGAGGACCACACCGAGTACCTCGCCGAGCAGGTCGAGTCGGCGATGGCCCGCGTGCTGTCGCAGCTGCCCGCGGACGCCTTCCACGAGGACGCCCCGACCCTGCGCGACGCCGAGGCCGTCGGTGACGCGCTGACCCGGATGCTGGCGGCCGAGACCGAGGCCGTCGGTATCGAGGTGTTCTCGGCCCAGCCGACGCGGATCGAGTACGCGGCCGAGGTGGCCGACGCCATGCGCCGCCGCCGGGTCGCGGCGATCGACGCCAAGCACCGGGACACCGTGCTGACGTCGGTGGTGGACGCGGTGGACGACACCGTCCACCGGCTGACCTCGCGCGGGCTGGTCGAGCTCGACGACTATGAGCGCAAGGCGCTGGTGAAGGACCTCACGGTCGCCTTCTACACGGGCCGCTCGGAGTAG
- a CDS encoding 2-aminoethylphosphonate ABC transporter substrate-binding protein: protein MTGKRFLRTALVLTGSLALAAPLTACGGSPSADSRAGEKVVTVYSADGLKSEKGDGWYDKVFADFTRKTGIEVKYVEGGSGEMVQRAVREKTNTQADVLITLPPFIQQADGKGLLQSYVPQGSDKVNGADKSPDGRWTSVVKNYFGFVYNKKELAEAPRTWEELLDAKYKGKLQYSTPGVAGDGTAVLIKSMHDFGGKEPAMEYLKKLQANNVGPSSSTSKLAPKTDKGELLVANGDVQMNFAQSRSMPNLGIWFPAKEGGRPTSFALPYAAGLVDKAPHTENGRKLLDHLLSEQAQQLVIGVGGGFPARTDVKPTDANAVELTRIMTGVEIFEPDWADIGKNLTGYVDAWKSATGS, encoded by the coding sequence ATGACCGGCAAGAGATTCCTCCGCACCGCCCTCGTCCTCACCGGCAGCCTCGCCCTCGCCGCCCCCCTCACCGCCTGCGGAGGCTCGCCCTCCGCCGACTCCCGGGCCGGCGAGAAGGTCGTCACCGTCTACAGCGCCGACGGCCTCAAGAGCGAGAAGGGCGACGGCTGGTACGACAAGGTCTTCGCCGACTTCACCAGGAAGACCGGCATCGAGGTCAAGTACGTCGAGGGCGGCTCCGGCGAGATGGTGCAGCGCGCCGTCCGCGAGAAGACCAACACCCAGGCCGACGTACTGATCACCCTGCCGCCCTTCATCCAGCAGGCCGACGGCAAGGGCCTGCTCCAGTCCTACGTGCCGCAGGGCTCCGACAAGGTCAACGGCGCGGACAAGTCCCCCGACGGCAGGTGGACCTCGGTCGTCAAGAACTACTTCGGCTTCGTCTACAACAAGAAGGAGCTCGCCGAGGCGCCCAGGACCTGGGAGGAGCTGCTGGACGCCAAGTACAAGGGAAAGCTGCAGTACTCCACCCCGGGCGTCGCGGGCGACGGCACCGCCGTGCTCATCAAGTCGATGCACGACTTCGGCGGCAAGGAGCCGGCGATGGAGTACCTGAAGAAGCTCCAGGCCAACAACGTCGGCCCGTCCTCCTCCACCAGCAAGCTCGCGCCCAAGACCGACAAGGGCGAGCTGCTCGTGGCCAACGGCGACGTGCAGATGAACTTCGCGCAGTCCAGGTCCATGCCGAACCTCGGCATCTGGTTCCCGGCGAAGGAGGGCGGCAGGCCCACCAGCTTCGCCCTGCCGTACGCGGCCGGCCTCGTCGACAAGGCCCCCCACACCGAGAACGGCAGGAAGCTCCTCGACCACCTGCTCAGCGAGCAGGCCCAGCAGCTGGTCATCGGGGTCGGGGGCGGCTTCCCGGCGCGCACCGACGTCAAGCCGACCGACGCCAACGCCGTCGAGCTCACCAGGATCATGACGGGTGTGGAGATCTTCGAGCCGGACTGGGCCGACATCGGCAAGAACCTCACCGGTTACGTCGATGCGTGGAAGTCGGCAACCGGAAGCTGA
- a CDS encoding peptidoglycan-binding protein gives MPMPGFEEYEPAGDCACRGCAQRRRALARARAIPLRDGGHPAARGARRALVLATAAGVVLGGGSMTAMAVTTPAPGPVALDDPGSPQGARTPLHGPKGGPVGQPGAPATPGTVRRIDRATIINRAKLWLDAKVPYSMSEYWTDGYRQDCSGYVSMVWNLGTNEWTGSLDKFATKITKDELLPGDMLLFHNPADPNNGSHVVIFGGWVDETHTHYVAYEQTRPNTRKLATPYGYWANATKYVPYRFNGVPGGILPEAPGAEPPAAGPKPGDAKTFPGADKFGPGATNDHVAQLGRMLIERGAYRFYPKGVADRTWSEHDKLATAAFQRAQGWTGADADGIPGTHTWKLLVEKQGKNIPPTVAGAPGPGGVRAFPGAAVFRPGMSHEAIKALGRQLVKKGFGKYYTSGPGLRWSEADRRNVEAFQRAQGWTGASANGYPGPETWRRLFA, from the coding sequence ATGCCGATGCCCGGTTTCGAGGAGTACGAGCCCGCGGGCGACTGTGCGTGCCGGGGCTGCGCCCAGCGCCGCCGCGCCCTCGCCCGGGCGCGGGCCATACCGCTCCGGGACGGGGGGCACCCGGCCGCACGCGGAGCCCGCCGGGCGCTGGTGCTGGCCACCGCCGCGGGAGTCGTCCTGGGCGGCGGGAGCATGACCGCGATGGCCGTCACCACCCCTGCTCCGGGGCCGGTGGCACTGGACGACCCGGGCTCCCCGCAGGGCGCCCGGACCCCGCTGCACGGCCCCAAGGGCGGTCCGGTGGGACAGCCCGGCGCTCCGGCCACGCCGGGCACCGTGCGCCGCATCGACCGCGCGACGATCATCAACCGGGCGAAGCTGTGGCTCGACGCCAAGGTCCCGTACAGCATGTCCGAGTACTGGACGGACGGGTACCGGCAGGACTGCTCGGGCTACGTCTCCATGGTCTGGAACCTCGGTACGAACGAGTGGACCGGCAGCCTCGACAAGTTCGCCACCAAGATCACCAAGGATGAGCTGCTGCCGGGGGACATGCTGCTCTTCCACAACCCGGCGGACCCCAACAACGGCTCGCACGTGGTCATCTTCGGTGGCTGGGTCGACGAGACGCACACGCACTACGTCGCCTACGAGCAGACGCGCCCGAACACGCGGAAGCTGGCCACGCCCTACGGGTACTGGGCGAACGCGACGAAGTACGTCCCGTACCGGTTCAACGGGGTGCCGGGCGGGATCCTGCCCGAGGCCCCGGGCGCCGAGCCGCCCGCGGCCGGCCCCAAGCCGGGGGACGCGAAGACCTTCCCGGGCGCGGACAAGTTCGGCCCCGGCGCCACGAACGACCACGTGGCCCAGCTCGGCCGGATGCTGATCGAGCGCGGCGCGTACCGCTTCTACCCCAAGGGGGTGGCCGACCGGACGTGGAGCGAGCACGACAAGCTCGCCACCGCCGCCTTCCAGCGCGCACAGGGCTGGACGGGTGCGGACGCCGACGGCATCCCGGGCACGCACACCTGGAAGCTGCTGGTCGAGAAGCAGGGCAAGAACATCCCGCCGACGGTGGCGGGCGCGCCGGGACCGGGCGGGGTACGCGCCTTCCCGGGTGCCGCGGTGTTCCGTCCGGGCATGTCGCACGAGGCCATCAAGGCCCTCGGCCGGCAGCTGGTGAAGAAGGGCTTCGGCAAGTACTACACATCCGGTCCGGGCCTGCGCTGGAGCGAGGCCGACCGCCGCAACGTCGAGGCGTTCCAGCGTGCGCAGGGCTGGACCGGCGCCTCGGCCAACGGCTACCCGGGCCCGGAAACCTGGCGCCGGCTGTTCGCATGA
- a CDS encoding alkaline phosphatase family protein, which produces MPPLRPPLTCSQEEYVSPVLPGRRAVAATAVTSALIAATVAATPAGAAGAAANTDKVLVIGIDGAVLDRVKAANAPNLNGLMAQGLTARSTLYASPMAATSSGPGWSTIATGVWPDKHGVKDNSFTGKNYTAHPDFLTRIENARPELNTYAAADWEPITSTDQNGPIFSPKVDKRLSLKGDRDGYRNEDPKIAAAAEAELRDRNPDAAFVYLGEIDAAGHSYGAASQQYLDTVARVDVLVGRLLTAVQNRPTYAQENWKVLVTTDHGHTDSGGHGGSTIQERGTFVIARGAGIPAGSVREDVKLVDVAATALAQVGVGAPGLDGVPLNAPDSDPFDTLRPNLRARVDETGIPAGVKGFTHTPPAGWSVDNSKMGTGGVTEWAGWAFATDEFWSQSQRDQWRELNVRSRDVFAVADSDEWDDKSHTGTFDSTLITPKWAVTGGSTRNLTFRTHYRQEAGQTAQVLVSYDGAAPTVVKSYTADAVARSESLALQVPAGATDVQIRFRYSGNNNWYWTVDDVRLG; this is translated from the coding sequence ATGCCCCCGCTCCGTCCGCCGCTCACTTGCTCCCAGGAGGAGTACGTGTCCCCTGTTCTGCCCGGACGTCGTGCCGTCGCCGCGACCGCCGTCACCTCCGCCCTGATCGCCGCCACCGTGGCGGCCACCCCCGCAGGCGCCGCCGGCGCGGCGGCCAACACCGACAAGGTCCTCGTCATCGGCATCGACGGCGCGGTCCTGGACCGCGTCAAGGCCGCGAACGCGCCGAATCTGAACGGCCTGATGGCCCAGGGGCTGACCGCCCGCAGCACCCTCTACGCGAGCCCCATGGCCGCCACTTCCTCCGGCCCCGGCTGGTCCACCATCGCCACCGGCGTCTGGCCCGACAAGCACGGCGTGAAGGACAACTCCTTCACCGGCAAGAACTACACCGCCCACCCGGACTTCCTGACCCGCATCGAGAACGCCCGGCCGGAGCTCAACACGTACGCGGCCGCCGACTGGGAGCCCATCACCTCCACCGACCAGAACGGCCCGATCTTCTCCCCGAAGGTGGACAAACGACTCTCCCTCAAGGGGGACCGCGACGGCTACCGCAACGAGGACCCGAAGATCGCCGCCGCGGCCGAGGCCGAACTGCGCGACCGGAACCCGGACGCCGCCTTCGTCTACCTCGGCGAGATCGACGCGGCCGGTCACTCCTACGGCGCCGCCAGCCAGCAGTACCTCGACACCGTCGCCCGCGTCGACGTCCTGGTCGGCCGGCTCCTCACCGCGGTCCAGAACCGCCCGACGTACGCCCAGGAGAACTGGAAGGTCCTGGTCACCACCGACCACGGCCACACCGACTCCGGCGGCCACGGCGGCTCCACCATCCAGGAGCGCGGCACCTTCGTCATCGCCAGGGGCGCGGGAATCCCGGCCGGCTCGGTACGCGAGGACGTGAAGCTGGTCGACGTCGCCGCCACCGCGCTCGCGCAGGTCGGCGTCGGCGCCCCCGGCCTCGACGGCGTACCGCTGAACGCCCCGGACAGCGACCCCTTCGACACGCTGCGCCCGAACCTCCGGGCCCGCGTGGACGAGACGGGCATCCCGGCCGGCGTGAAGGGCTTCACGCACACCCCGCCCGCCGGCTGGTCCGTCGACAACTCGAAGATGGGCACCGGCGGTGTCACCGAGTGGGCCGGCTGGGCCTTCGCCACCGACGAGTTCTGGAGCCAGTCGCAGCGCGACCAGTGGCGCGAGCTGAACGTCCGCTCCCGTGACGTCTTCGCCGTCGCCGACTCCGACGAGTGGGACGACAAGAGCCACACCGGCACCTTCGACTCCACCCTCATCACTCCCAAGTGGGCGGTCACCGGCGGCAGTACGCGGAATCTGACCTTCCGGACCCACTACCGCCAGGAGGCCGGCCAGACCGCCCAGGTCCTGGTCTCCTACGACGGCGCCGCCCCGACCGTGGTGAAGTCCTACACCGCCGACGCCGTCGCCAGGTCCGAGTCCCTCGCCCTCCAGGTCCCGGCCGGCGCCACCGACGTCCAGATCCGCTTCCGCTACAGCGGCAACAACAACTGGTACTGGACCGTCGACGACGTCCGCCTCGGCTGA
- a CDS encoding HAD-IIA family hydrolase, giving the protein MAERKPIESWLTDMDGVLIHEGTPIPGADAFIKRLRESGKPFLVLTNNSIYTPRDLQARLHRMGLDVPVENIWTSALATAKFLDDQRPGGTAYVIGEAGLTTALHDIGYILTDHEPDYVVLGETRTYSFEAMTKAVRLINAGARFICTNPDETGPSTEGPLPATGAVAALITKATGKKPYFAGKPNPLMMRTGLNAIGAHSETSAMIGDRMDTDVLAGLEAGMQTFLVLTGLTTEKDTEKFPFRPTKTVASIADLVDLV; this is encoded by the coding sequence GTGGCAGAGCGCAAGCCGATCGAATCCTGGCTCACCGACATGGACGGGGTCCTCATCCACGAGGGCACCCCGATCCCTGGCGCCGATGCCTTCATCAAGCGGCTGCGCGAGTCCGGCAAGCCCTTCCTGGTGCTGACCAACAACTCGATCTACACCCCCCGCGACCTCCAGGCCCGGCTGCACCGGATGGGCCTGGACGTTCCCGTCGAGAACATCTGGACCTCGGCGCTGGCCACCGCGAAGTTCCTCGACGACCAGCGGCCGGGCGGCACGGCGTACGTCATCGGTGAGGCCGGTCTGACCACCGCCCTGCACGACATCGGCTACATCCTGACCGACCACGAGCCCGACTACGTGGTCCTCGGCGAGACCCGGACGTACAGCTTCGAGGCGATGACCAAGGCGGTCCGGCTGATCAACGCGGGCGCGCGCTTCATCTGCACCAACCCCGACGAGACCGGCCCCTCCACCGAGGGCCCGCTCCCGGCCACCGGCGCGGTCGCCGCACTGATCACCAAGGCGACGGGCAAGAAGCCGTACTTCGCCGGCAAGCCGAACCCGCTGATGATGCGGACCGGCCTGAACGCCATCGGCGCGCACTCGGAGACCAGCGCGATGATCGGCGACCGGATGGACACCGACGTGCTGGCCGGTCTGGAGGCGGGCATGCAGACCTTCCTCGTCCTCACCGGTCTGACCACCGAGAAGGACACGGAGAAGTTCCCGTTCCGCCCGACGAAGACGGTCGCCTCGATCGCGGACCTGGTCGACCTGGTCTGA
- a CDS encoding ABC transporter permease yields the protein MLVRSKSGRWAAWGLFGLLFLPLFALPLLVVVAASFSTHWSGALPSGPTTANYAAAVRGESLRALTTSLVTAVAASLLALTVGTWAALAGAALRKRGRRLLDALFMLPVAVPSVVVGLAVLVAFSRPPVLLNGTGSIVVLAHTVLVTAFAHQSVSAAIVRLDPAYEQAAASLGARPAYVLWRVRLPLLLPSLTAAAGLCFALSMGELSATMMLYPPDWMPLPVRIFTATDRGSLFSGSAVAVVLMATTLLVLLAVSRVRTRASYR from the coding sequence GTGCTGGTGCGTAGCAAGAGCGGCCGCTGGGCCGCCTGGGGCCTCTTCGGCCTCCTCTTCCTTCCGCTGTTCGCCCTGCCCCTGCTCGTCGTGGTGGCCGCGTCCTTCTCCACGCACTGGTCCGGGGCCCTCCCCTCCGGCCCGACCACCGCGAACTACGCCGCCGCCGTGCGCGGCGAATCCCTCCGGGCCCTCACCACCAGCCTGGTCACCGCCGTCGCCGCCAGCCTCCTTGCGCTCACCGTCGGCACCTGGGCCGCGCTGGCCGGCGCCGCGCTGCGCAAGCGGGGCAGGCGACTGCTGGACGCGCTGTTCATGCTGCCCGTCGCCGTGCCGTCCGTGGTCGTCGGCCTCGCCGTGCTCGTCGCCTTCAGCCGGCCGCCCGTCCTGCTCAACGGCACCGGCTCGATCGTCGTCCTGGCGCACACGGTCCTCGTCACGGCGTTCGCCCACCAGTCGGTCTCGGCGGCGATCGTACGACTCGACCCCGCGTACGAGCAGGCGGCGGCCTCCCTGGGCGCCCGTCCCGCGTACGTCCTGTGGCGGGTCAGGCTCCCCCTCCTGCTGCCGTCCCTCACGGCCGCGGCCGGTCTCTGCTTCGCCCTGTCCATGGGCGAGCTGAGCGCCACGATGATGCTCTACCCGCCGGACTGGATGCCCCTGCCCGTCCGCATCTTCACCGCCACCGACCGCGGTTCGCTCTTCAGCGGCTCCGCCGTCGCCGTGGTCCTGATGGCCACCACCCTGCTGGTCCTGCTGGCCGTCTCCCGCGTTCGCACCAGGGCCTCCTACCGCTGA
- a CDS encoding class F sortase, whose product MSEDRASSGGRLLTFAAWAVLVLGLWLWGRQLTVAPAPPAGPAGGTVGRGLPAAHAPLAGSLPQRVDVPSIGIQAPVISRDLDKDGAIDPPPYDQPGTVGWWGRGTQPGTAGAALMVGHVDTRSKPAVFYGLSSAQPGDKVRVVRADGSVAEFTVEDVRVYERAAFDAHKAYGQRVRGRAELRLVTCGGTYDKTAKEYTANVVVSAYLTGVGARPGEPGTAA is encoded by the coding sequence GTGAGTGAGGACAGGGCCTCCTCCGGCGGCCGGCTGCTGACCTTCGCCGCCTGGGCGGTGCTGGTGCTCGGCCTGTGGCTGTGGGGCCGCCAGCTCACCGTGGCGCCCGCCCCGCCCGCGGGTCCGGCGGGCGGCACGGTGGGCCGGGGGCTGCCGGCCGCGCACGCGCCGCTGGCCGGGTCCCTGCCCCAGCGCGTCGACGTGCCCTCCATAGGCATCCAGGCTCCGGTGATCTCCCGGGACCTGGACAAGGACGGCGCGATCGACCCGCCCCCGTACGACCAGCCGGGCACGGTGGGCTGGTGGGGCCGGGGCACCCAGCCGGGGACGGCCGGGGCGGCGCTGATGGTGGGGCACGTGGACACCCGCTCGAAGCCGGCCGTGTTCTACGGCCTGAGCTCGGCGCAGCCGGGCGACAAGGTACGGGTGGTGCGGGCGGACGGTTCGGTCGCCGAGTTCACGGTCGAGGACGTACGGGTCTACGAGCGCGCGGCCTTCGACGCGCACAAGGCCTACGGCCAGCGGGTGCGCGGCCGTGCGGAGCTGAGGCTGGTGACCTGCGGCGGCACGTACGACAAGACGGCCAAGGAGTACACGGCGAACGTGGTGGTCTCCGCCTACCTGACGGGTGTGGGAGCCCGCCCGGGCGAACCGGGCACCGCAGCCTGA
- a CDS encoding 2-aminoethylphosphonate ABC transporter permease subunit — translation MGGQGSAPHTPAGLKDRDPAPHTPAGLDRLRVPGSLWALPPVVVLALVFLYPLALVVQQSLTPENGGGAFDAYASVFASQSFREALGTTVWLAVGATAGCLVLGFALALVIAFVPFPGARAVARFIDVFLSFPSFLITLALLFLYGTVGMANGLVTGLTGAAEGPFHFLTTPWGVLLAEITYFTPFVMRPLLAAFSQLDTAQLEVAAGLGARPARIVRQVILPEALPALAAGGSLVLVMCLNEFGIVLFTGAKDVTTLPMLIYGKAILESDYPAACVVAVVNIAISVGLFGLYRVVGKRAGA, via the coding sequence CTGGGAGGGCAGGGCTCCGCGCCTCACACGCCGGCGGGGCTGAAAGATCGGGACCCCGCGCCTCACACGCCGGCGGGGCTGGACCGGCTGCGCGTGCCGGGCAGTCTGTGGGCTCTGCCGCCCGTGGTCGTGCTTGCGCTGGTGTTCCTGTATCCCCTCGCGCTGGTCGTCCAGCAGTCCCTCACCCCCGAGAACGGCGGCGGCGCCTTCGACGCGTACGCCTCCGTCTTCGCCTCGCAGAGCTTCCGCGAGGCCCTCGGCACCACCGTATGGCTGGCCGTCGGAGCCACCGCCGGCTGTCTCGTCCTCGGCTTCGCGCTCGCGCTCGTCATCGCCTTCGTGCCCTTCCCCGGGGCCCGCGCCGTCGCCAGGTTCATCGACGTCTTCCTCTCCTTCCCCTCCTTCCTCATCACCCTCGCCCTCCTCTTCCTCTACGGGACCGTCGGCATGGCCAACGGCCTGGTCACCGGCCTCACCGGCGCCGCCGAGGGGCCCTTCCACTTCCTCACCACTCCCTGGGGCGTCCTGCTCGCGGAGATCACGTACTTCACGCCCTTCGTGATGCGCCCGCTGCTCGCCGCCTTCTCCCAGCTGGACACCGCCCAGCTGGAGGTCGCCGCCGGCCTCGGCGCCCGGCCCGCCCGGATCGTCCGGCAGGTGATCCTGCCCGAGGCCCTCCCCGCGCTCGCCGCCGGCGGCAGCCTCGTGCTGGTCATGTGCCTCAACGAGTTCGGGATCGTCCTGTTCACCGGCGCCAAGGACGTCACGACCCTCCCGATGCTCATCTACGGCAAGGCCATCCTCGAATCCGACTACCCGGCCGCCTGCGTGGTCGCCGTCGTCAACATCGCGATCTCCGTCGGACTCTTCGGTCTCTACCGGGTGGTGGGCAAGCGTGCTGGTGCGTAG